From Solanum stenotomum isolate F172 chromosome 2, ASM1918654v1, whole genome shotgun sequence:
agaaaatatataaatttttcctTGAACTTATACGAAAATATCAGTTACATGCTTAAACTATTATAGCGATCTATTACACGCATTTACTACTTAAAAGTGAATCTATTTCCACCCCAAAACTGATGTgacaaaagaattaaaagaaaagagaaaaaatgcgtaaatgaataaaaaagaagaagaagaagaagaaaaatatagtcCATTCTCCATGGACAACCCTCgaacttcttatttttcttcatatcattcatcatttcttctctttcttttatattatcaaaatcactttattttcttttatgaattggctttttatttttcaccttTCTCCTCTTTGAGCTTGAACGAAATTTGTAATTGTGATAATCTTTGTGATGAGTTTGGTAATGAGTGATAAAATTAGTGATGGtatgacttttaattttaataattagcAATGAAACTTGTAGATGGTGAATGCTGAAATTTGTGGTCAAGATTGTGATGAATTTCATAGTGGTAATGGTGGTGATATGATTTCGATTGTGAATctagttaaattaattatgattgTTTGCAATTTTTTATAATGACAATGGTTGTGGAAAAATTCCGATGGTGAATTTGATTGTGGGTGATAAAATTTATAGTGGTAGAGATGTGAGTTTGGTGATACTGACAACAGTAATTGTGGTTTTAATGGTGGGTCTAATGGTCTACATgtagggatgacaatggggtGGTGCGGGTCGGGGGCGGAACGGGTTAAGCTTAACCCGCAAAATTTTTAATCCGCCCCGCCCCACCCCGCATAACaacctttttccttttcaacccGCCCACCCTGCCCCGCATAGACCCGCCCCgcataatttttataatattttctttttctagttaagtttgatactaaaaataatatgcatacaaataaattcatttttcatttagttatattaatttaataggatagtaacttaaaaaattattttttattgaaccattttcatttactatcttgaatattttattatctttaaagaaattattttaataagtaatgttctatcactcttataagttataacatgtaaaaagttaaaattaagcttgaacccacataaaatcacatatacccgcaacccgcattagttttaaaaaaaacccaCTTTAACCCGCCCCACACAACCTTAAATCCGCCCCGCCCCTTCCACCCCCGCGTAGCCTTAAACCCATCCCGCCCCCGCCCCCGCCCCCCTCCCCGCACCGCCTAATTGCCATCCGATCCCTATGTATAGGGGAAGAAGAAGCAATTGGGGtgacatattttaattttttttttttgtcataatCGTTGATGTGGTAGTGACATGGCGATGATGTGACGCGAGTGTGCACTTCTCATCATGTGACTGGTTATATGTGCGTCAAGGTGAAAATTagttcacaatttttttttaaatcacttTTAAGTAATTCAGGTGTGTAATAGATCATCACAATAATTTAAACGTGTAACTGACTTATCGTGACAAGCTTATGAGAGTTTACGTCTTTCCCCTttataaataatacatttttaatataatagtaTGTAAAGTGATTGACAAAATTTGAGAATGTTTTAGATTCAAATATAATACCCCTTTTGCTATATTGTATCATACTTGTATTAGTATTGTATCATGTATTGTTTTAGTTATGGAATATAAGATACAAGTCATATGCAGTTTTAAACAATTATGAAACATTGATGATACAACTCTAATACTAATCATGATACAATTTTgaaacttcatcttcttcatgttttagtctaatatttctcctaaaatcaacTCTAAACTTGATCTATCTCCCTCAACAATGATATATGAACTCAAAAGTATATTCTAAATTGTTTGCAAGAACAACCAATCCAAACTCATCACAAATTCAAatcttcaattatttatttcttcaaatctaGCGAAAATGACTGAAAATGAAATTCCTTGAATCAATTTCTTATTCGAAACCTATTTTTCCTCAATAACTTCGTCTTCTCCgtatttcttttcttcattgaTCTGAAAAGAAATCCGGGAATTACTAAGAAAGTGGAAAAACATACTTGACCCACAACAAAACCCTGATGATATAGTAAACATTTATAAGTCTAACATCAAGGGACCCTTATTCTCTATTTTTAGCTATTAAATGTAAACCTATGTTATacactggaaaaaaaaaaaaactaccccaaaaaggaaaataataagtCTAACAGAGTATATAGAGGTAAAAATTCCatgaaaaaaacaacaaaatgttGGGCCTGAGCAGGGCATTTTCTTAACTAGTAAATCTATAGAAGTCGTAATTTTCCCGAAAACAATTCCACATTTAACATTGAAAATCATTCTACAAGAAACATCTGTGGTTCACCATGTGCAAAGATAAAATATCCAAATTGTTTTTGCCAAAATAGAATTGAACAAATTAAGTAGCTCACTAGTGAATAACTGGATAACCATGATTTGCTGTGCAGTTCTGACAATCTCAAGTGCGAAATCGAGCAGAAGAAACTCTCCTTCCCACACAGCAGGCGTGAAAACATAGCTGCCTACCTCATTCTTGAAAGATGGCTAATATTTACTGAAAAACGTTCTGAATCATTACTTTTACATGTGTTGTTCATGTTCAGGATTTTGCTTGGAACATATAAACATGTTTTTACTCTGCCAATGATCCGAGTAAAATAATGGAGACATGCTCTCTTAAGGTTCTGGATCAATTTCCCTATTGTCTTCCATTTCTGAGCCAAGTTCACCTCCAGAGATCATATTCATGAATCTTCTCGTAGCTTGGCTAACAGCACGAGAAGTCTTCTTTGCTGCTCCAGTTACAACTGGCTGCAAAGATATGACTGGAAGATCTGCTCTCTCCTGAATCATTGCTGACACATTCGAACAGAAAGTAAGCAGTCTTAAATTAGGAAGAAGTCACACGATCTGCCTTTATGGAAAGAATATATGAGAGAGAGCATACACATTGTTTGCTGGTGAGCACGAGACCCAATTTGTCTGATTCCAGCTTCTGCTGCTTGCACAGCTCGAGCAGATTTGTTGACACCATCAGCAATCTCTTGACTGAGTATCACATACAATAACAACATTACACTCGGGAACATATTTTGTGTCGTAGCTTAAACATATCTGAATCGATGGGGCAAAGGGTGCGgcttaaagaaaaattatggcACTGACAGTGGACATGAGTTCATACATTTGCCTCAGACCTTGGCCACCTTATTAGAAAGCTTCACGTGAATCACATCCTATTACCTCACCAGAGAGTCTAATTTTATTACGTTATTCCACAATAAGAATGGCCTAAAGCTTCTGAAATAATGTTTCCCAGGTTTCTCGAGATTGACTGGTTAGcttttttgatatttaaaacaGTAATTCCACTGGGCACCTGCTACATCCTATTTTAGATTGTTTCAGTTGGAATTGTTTTTGAATTTGACAATGTGTCTTCTTAATTCCCATTTTCTCATGAGCTCTTGGTTGATGTTTAACATTTCTTTACATTGAAGTTCTTTTTTCCGATTTCCTTTTCTTATTAACAGAAAAACTCTAGGGATTTCTCTCAACAAATAGTATGTTAGAAACCTAATGTCCAAGAAACTACCACAAATGTTCTATTTTCCTATTAATTTCTCCTCTAGTTTCACATTCCGTAACCCTCTTGAAAACTGCCACTTTTCAACCCCAGCTTTTATAAAACTTTGTAATCTCCAACCTTCGCACATCAAATCAATAGAATACCCATCCTCATACAGTACAAGTGATACTATATTTGTTCTCTCCTTCCCATAGTTATAAAAATTAGTTTGTGCCTAAAAGCATTACCAAAGCAGGAAATCACGTCCAATTGTGCCTACCACAGATTAGGAGAGGTGGTCAAATCTAAAGGCAATATCGCAAAACCATTCAGCGATGATATCAGTGAGTTGCAAGAAACTCTTAGTAAGCCACTCAACCCAGTTAGGTGGAGAGTAAGCTGGAATTAGCCTTGATCCAATCTGCTCTACCTGTATCTCACTGATGTTGAATTCATCAGAGACTGAATCCATAGGACACTTCACATTCTTTTGATATTGAAGACCAAGTAGAGCACACAAGAGCAACCAAAGCAGAAGGCTGTcagagaaataaaatataatcgGCTACTCACTCTTCTTAATTCTATTACTGAATAAAGAcagtagaaaaaaaattcatccaGTGTACTTCAAGTTAAATTCTTTAGAGACTTCATACCTTACTCTCCAAACTGTCCCAAGGAAATATCAAGAAGATAATGCCATTACTATAGCTGAACAATTCTTCCCTGAGATGGATTTGAATCTTTATCATGTCgtaaacaaacaacaacaacaacatacccaatgaaatcccacaagtggggtccgCGGAGGGTAGTGTGTACGCAGACCCTACCCCTGCCTtgtgaggtagagaggttgtttccaacaGAGCCTCCGCTTAAGTAAAAACATTACAAAGCAgtttgaaaaggaaaacaacGAGAGAGAAGAAGTCAAGACAAAATGCTAAAGAAAGCATGGCAAAGCATACTAAAAAGGAACAGCCACTACaacaataatacaataatcAAAGTGCAAGAAACATCAAATAGACACCGGGATAGAATAACAAGAAACTCTCAAAATACTACGACTACTAGCAATAAGCAAGACAACTCTCAACTACATAACTAACCATCTATGCTAATATATGTCCTCCATAACCTCCTATCTAAAGTCATAAACATTTATCATGCTGTAAACAACTGCACTAGTTTGCATTTATTAGAGGATATGTTTCCATCATACATGATTCTGAGAAGAGACTATATGCAGAAAGTGAGGATTAAAAGTTATCAAAAATCAGGAAATGTGACAGAGATATGAAATAAAACTTGTTTGCAGGAAGTGAAATCTATGGAGAGTGGGATCAACAGTGACACACAAGTAGTGCAAGGACAAAAAATGAACAAGGTTATCAGGGTTAGCTATTTACCATAATGCAAAAGATATAGAATGTGGTAAGTGTAAACCCAGAGACAGTAATTGTTCCTTAGCATCTTGCCAAGCAGTGGCGTAGCTACAGGCTACAGCCACCCCAGGGTGTCAAATTGGACACTCTTCGTCGGAAAATTACGTAGTATATAGATGTCAAATTCTACATTTAtaggatatatatttaaagttggacaCCCTTGACAAAAGATATGTCTTTGATGCAGTGGTAATGGGTGTCTATTTGAATGAAGGAGTTCTAGGTTCAAACccaaatagtacaatatttttttgttttaatttgacaGACACACACCACTATTCTTGGACACCCTTGGTGaaatttctggctccgccaTTGTTGCCAAGTATGGGTCTGTAACGACCCTTCCCGCTCATTATGACTACGCCAATGATGAAAGAAATCGGGCTAGAAAACTTTTCAGATAATGACTTAACAATTCTAGGTTAGGCCAGTCTCAGATGGAATCTGATCAAGGTGAGGTCTAGGGTCATCCGGGAATGGGTGGGGTGAAATGTCTAGGCTTGGTTTAAATTTTCTAGTAGCCAAGACATTAAGGAACCCATGGGGCTTTACGGAATCGAATTCAGGTGAGTAAGACTCTCGGAATCGAACTTGACGTGAAGGGGATAGTTCGGAACGTCAAGAAAAGAAGGTATGTTGTGACAAATGGACTTTTTAGGGACATCCGAGTCTCTGAAGTTCATGCTGCTGTAGTGGGAGTGTGCAGACGCTATAGCGGGCTGACAACCGTTATAGCGGGCTGGGCCGCTAGAGGGGAAAAGTCGAGTTTTTGGGCAGAAAAGTCCCAAAACTAATCACTATTTGGTTATTTCGTTTAGGGGAACTACAGATGCAACTTAAGGTGTTTTTCACCTCTTTTCCATCGTTCTTCTCGATAAAGGTAAGATTTCCCACTCCCTTAACTTGAATTCAATCCTTGATCCTTAGAATCTAGAGTATTACTCTTGGGGGGACTCGAATTAATGGTGGGAAAAACCCTGGTTTGGGTAGAATGATAAATAATATGTCCTGGGGTTATTGGGTATTGTTAGGCCACTATTGtttgattattgtattttcattattgtttagaccaagaacaagccaaGACATTGAAAAAGGGGAAAGCTCAGTATCTATAGAGTTTCCAAGAGGCctgattcgaggtaggtgatagttgtatattttccaatttatgtatgtatgcatgtcTACTACTTTATAGTATCACCTGTGCAATGCATGTTGGGGAAAACATATGAAATGACATCAGGTTgataatctcatgcaatgaacCTGTTTACTTAACTAGTGGTTTCAAGTGATTGTTCATTATGACTGTGATTGTGCATGATTGTCTGTGATTGTTGGTTGTCTTGAGTACTACGCTGGTATAGGAATACTAACGGTTGGCTCGGTTACCACGCCTGATATGAATACTAACTCTGGTTGGTTCGGGTACCGCGttggtacactaacagtttgtgTGTGGGTTCCTTGAAAGAACCGGGTATGTGTATTTgtggttccatgagaggactgGGTTCTTGTTTATTGTGATCATGTGGGACATGCTCCAAGTATTGGTGATACATGATATTGTGATTGGGAGTTGTGATGGTGATTGTTGTTATATGTGTTGGCTGTTTTTACTATGTTGTGGTTATTTGTTTACATTCATAGTTTGGAATTGGccatgtgatcctaccagtacattgtggttgtgtactaacACTGCACTTGTTCTTTCTTGTTGAGTACAAGCCAGCGGCTAATACAAGACCTCAATTAAGGAACGCTCGACTTCGAATCCAAGGGTGAGTTGCTCTTCCAGGCTGTCATGGGTCCTCTACATCTTCTTGTCCATCTTTTATGTAgagacactagactattagttATGTTTTTAATAAGTTTTTGGTGTTGCATCCCCATCCTTGACTATTTAGAATTTTCTTACTATGACTTTCAGTTCTAGGGGTTTATTTCTGCAATTATTGTGACTTCTGATTGAGTTGATGGGAACTCAATTCTTAGGTTatttctatttcaaaaaaaaactcaattctTAGGTTATTTTAGATTGTTTTCCTTCTGCTTATATCATGACTTGGCTTTAGAATGGTGTTTCGAGTTATGTTTTTGGGTTGATAGTTGGTTCTCCCACAGAAAGGTTAGTGTAGGTGCCACTCACAATGGTCTTGGGTCCTGACAGGGCCTATGGGAAGGCGAATTCGAAAGGACGTTCAACTGGCCCAAGGTACAATTGTTCGTAGGTAAAAATTACCCAAGAGGTTTTTTTTATGCAGTGCTgcttttgagtttttttttgacaattgtGGTGTCCGGTCCAGCTTTTGCACACGgcacacctcgactaatttcacGGGATGCCTACCACCTCCACCAACAAGAAGTTCCGGCTACTTTTGAGTTCTTGTAGAAGCAAATTTGTTTATTTCCCAAATTCTGATGAAAAATTGATACCTTTCTAGTTTCCACCCCGTTCCATAGATATACTTCCACAATAAGCACATCAATTTAGATTCCAACCATTATTATACGACTACATAACTTAAATAATCTGGATAACTCCAACATGTATTGCAGAATATCAAGTTATTTTTCTTGAAGCTCTTAAAAATATGGTGCACCAGATTATATTCCAAAACCAGCAACatgacatctaaacaacaaaCTAACCAAATATGTCTCTTGATTTCTCAGACTAATAACCATGACATTGAGAGTCTCTGTCTACGAGATTTGCTCAACGAATTACATTTCTTGAGTCATCACAACATTAAGGCTCTCTCAAAATAAACGAAGAATAAGCTTTTAAATCATAAAGCATAGTAAGTATATCATTAAGTTGAAGTAACTTAGTCCTTGAGATATCTAGGAATCATTGCTCCCTTCGAAATACCAATACTATCTTGCTTCCAGATATTACATATCTTCAAAGAACTTCAGTGAGTTTATCCTAAGAGAAACTGGTCAGTCCCTTTCGAGTGAGAAAATTTGTTACCTTAAATCACTCAATTCCAGTGTAAGGTCACTGATTTCCATCCCAGACAGCCTGATAGCAGCCATTGTACTAGGAAGCTCCTCTCGAGCAGTATCTGCCAACTTAGACAAAGATATTGCTGCTCTACGCATCGCCTACAGAAAAAGATCAAATGAGTTGAACTGAGGTGTTTCGAAACTATTGGCTCCACATTCACACAGTAATCAGTATTTTTCTCACAATTCATAACTTATAGGCCATTATGTTAATTATTTGTGTTACATTTCAAGTATCCATTTCTGTAAAAGGCATGTGTAAAAAATGAGACCAAGTTCTATGAGTACTCCACTTATCCTTTGAATAAGAAGAGCAGATCTTTAAgacattatttttgtatcaagcAAAAATGCACCTCAAGCACCACGAAAAGAATGTCTTCCATCTCACTAGGTCATATCCTTTAGATTGTTATGAAGAAACTTCACTCTTTTGCCTTGGTGTAAGAACAGGACTACTCATAAATTAATTGATGTAGACCACATTATATGTGTACACATccattatgatttttttaccaaaattagaaaataaataaatagtatattccaacaaattaaataactatAGGATCTTATGATGACACTTTTGGAGTTTGTATTGCTCACTGTTATCTCTCAAGGTCTCTGACCCTTCAAAAGACTATTCACAACTAAACGTATGCAACCGAAAGAAGAACAAAGCTAAACTATTTCTTTGTTTTAAGATGTACGGGGATGGGAAGGCTTCTTAGCATAGGTCAAAAATGTCCCTTACATATTGAAAATGGTTTAAATATTTGCCCTCCTTCCCCCTATTGGACCATAATTGCCGTTAATCTTAATTTCGAGTTAAAAATGCCCCCCCTTCCACTCTTGGACCCCAATTTCCCTTTACGGTTTAAAGCGTCATTCCTTCtaatgaaattatgagatgacaTATGTAGGACTTCAACTAAATAGGTAGTACTGATTTATTAAAGCCCCACATATGACATCTCATAACTCCATTAAAAGTAAGGCCATTTTTAGCGCCAAATTTAATGTTAAGGGCAAATGGGATCTAATAGGTAGAAGGAGAGTCATTTCTAACCTGAAAATTAATCTTAAGGGAATTCTAGTAGTTCACTAGGTTGAAGGAGGGAAAATATAAACCATTTTCAATACACTAGGAgcattttgaccctttttcgtttaaaatataataattcacCTCCGGGCTTTGTATCTCTATATTCAATGGAGCCAAGACTCTCAGCATAAACTAACTACTAAACGAACTTGTCAAGCTTCAATGACACTGTCATCTCAGAAAACTATTTGTTCGCTCCAGTCAAAAGGAAACAAAACTAAGACCTTCTGAAGTAAACATAGGGAAGGTTGCACATAACTTTTTATATTGCATCCAATTATAACATTTATACAATATATCATGGAAAGTCATTCTCACCATACACTAAACAGAATCCCTCAATCATATACCCAGTAGCACAAAAACATGGCTTTCTACCGCAAAACACACTCTTAGCTTCTATTTATTAGCATAGATACCGGGCGTATGAAGTTTCACTCAAAAGTTAAAACATACAAACGCCATACACAAAAACAGTTGCAAACACCCTTGCAATATGATCTCAATAAAAGGGAAGAAAATTAAGAATGCATAAACCAGAGTACTAAGAAATTGCCAACCAAGTGATCAAGATAACTCACAAACAGTGTTGGTACAGTTGCAACTACCAGACTTGTGAAAGCCACCGACGTCTGCATAACAAAGAAAATCTCTTAAAACTTATTTACCCTTTAAAAATGTTATCTCAAAGACTGACAATTTCTCAACCAAAAAAATGCACTCAATGTTTAAATCGAAAACATGAACACAAGAAAAGAACATAGAGAGTTTAATTAAAAGTACCGTGCAAGCAATGAAGGCCAAGAGAAAGAAAGCTTGGTCACTTAAGCTTAATTTGGGAGGGAAATAATTCGGTAGAATTTTAGGGCTTCCGACTTCAACATTGAGCGATTCCGTAACCTGAGGCGACGAAATTTCTCCATCTACAGTTTGATTATATGTTTCCGTTCCGGCACCGGCAGAATCAACTGCAGATGATGATTTAGACGAACAAATTGTCAGGGAGAAGTTAGAGATTTTGTAGCCGGAGTTGAGTCTGAAGGAAGAGGGAAATTTCACGCCGAACGTCGCTGTTTTAGCATGGGGATTGCCGGAGATGAGTGTGACAGTGGTCGGAGAAGAACGGGAATATGCAGTAATGAGACCGAGCTTCATTGCCTGTATTATAATGCTTTGGGACTAACGGTGAAATCTACTCTTAATAGGCtccaaaattatttattacaattagGAAACAAAGTGATAATTAAGCTTAAATCTACtgtgaaattaatatttttttgaattttatatgcaattttatcaaataaataccatggttttattattattattaactatTATTATACTCCTATATGTTTTTTCTATATTCAtcatattatttctaattcaaatttatagACACTTTTATTGTCTTTGTTTTATCATGCAAACAATAATAGATCATTTGGTTAAGAAATAAGTTGTGTAGCAATTAAAAAtttaggtattagtaatgcaaaaattgtatatagaaatataaATGTGCACTCTTCCTAGGACACATCATCACAACAACCACTCTTCTTCAACTGTTGATCTTGCCAATGTCCTCTCGACTCCCTATCTTTCCCCTCCTCTCACTAGCCTTTTCTCTCTCACTAGCCTTTTCTCTCTCCTAGTCTACATGAGTCGACGACTCTAAGgttcttcttttttggttttgttAAATGTACCTTTTGCATGTGCCGGCGACAATAGGAAGCATACAACTCCAATGCCAATgcggaaaataaataaacttggGTTGTATCTTCAATTCTTCGAATAGTAGTCTGCACTCCCAGGTTTTGCCTCTTTATTTGAACGAAATAACTAATACCATTATATAACCAGTCCACTAAAATAATGTCTTCAAATAATTTCCACGACTGTTCGtcatattgaaatatttaataaGCAAAATTTTCTAACATAAGACTGCATGACctgtaataataaaataaatgtatcaaaagatgaaatataatgGAAAAAACATCACGAGTTAGGAGTTATATCATATATCAGAACcatatgaaaattgaaaaaaatctcAAAGATCCAAAAGTCACTTGGATCACCTATGGAGATTCTAATACCAAGTTCTTTCAAATCTTTGTGAAAGCAAGACAAGCAAAAAAAATATGGTATTTAACATCAGTAGAACTGATTCACTACAAATACAATAAGAATTTTTGAAGTCCT
This genomic window contains:
- the LOC125856465 gene encoding uncharacterized protein LOC125856465, with the protein product MKLGLITAYSRSSPTTVTLISGNPHAKTATFGVKFPSSFRLNSGYKISNFSLTICSSKSSSAVDSAGAGTETYNQTVDGEISSPQVTESLNVEVGSPKILPNYFPPKLSLSDQAFFLLAFIACTTSVAFTSLVVATVPTLFAMRRAAISLSKLADTAREELPSTMAAIRLSGMEISDLTLELSDLSQEIADGVNKSARAVQAAEAGIRQIGSRAHQQTMSMIQERADLPVISLQPVVTGAAKKTSRAVSQATRRFMNMISGGELGSEMEDNREIDPEP